The Rhodothermales bacterium genomic sequence GGGTATGTCGATCCCCTGGTACGATTCTTCAAGAAAAGGCATCGGGCAGGATGATTCGATCCACCATATCCCGACTCGCCCTGCTGGCCGGGCTCCTGCTGCCGAATGCGGTAAGGGCCCAACAAACCGAAGCCTACGTATCGGTCGATTCGACGCGTATTGGTGACCGCTTCGAACTCACCGTGGTCATTGGCCATGACGGTTCGCGATCTCCGGTCTTCCCGCATCATCTGATTCCCGATTCCCTCCGGTCGATGGCCCATTTCGCGCTCGGGGACTTCGAGATCCTGGACGTGCGGAAAGAGGGCGGCCGTCCATACGGAAACTCCGGTCGCCTGGACAGTGTGGTGTATGAGGCCACCACGTTTGCGATCGATACGGCTCGGGTGTCGGGTATTCCGGTGGGACTCGCGCGTTCGACCGATACGCCGTCAGACGGGCTTGCGACACCGGCCGATACGCTCCGATTCGCCAGCCAGCCGCTCTTCCTTCCGGTCGTTTCTCTCCTGGAGCCAACCACTGAGGACATCCGCGACATTACGGAGGTCGCGGAATTCCCTCGATCATGGTGGCCGTGGGTCCTGCTGGGCCTGGTTCTGGCAGCCGCTATCGCAGCCTGGTTCTGGTACCGGCTCCGGCAGGCCGATGACGTGGAAGCCGCTCCCGCTCCCCCCCCGGTGCCACCCGTGGATGTCGCTCTGGAGCGCCTGACGCGGCTTGAAGCCATCGACCTGCGGGCGCTGCCGGATGTAAAATCGTATTACGTGGAATTGGCCGATATCCTGCGCACCTATTTCGGGCAGCGCGCGAATGTGCCGGCGCTCGAGGCCACCACGCGGGAACTGGTTGATAAACTGACCCGGCTCCGGGCCGATCGCCCGGTTCCGCGGGCCCTTATCCGCGACCTGCACGACATCCTGGACCAGTCTGACCTGGTCAAGTTCGCCGATATCCAGCCCGTCGTTGACCGGACGCGCGCCATCTTACAGCAGACACGGGAGACCGTCGAGAAAACGGAAGCGGCGTACCGGGCCGCTGAACAGGTCGCGCAGGCCGAGCGGATCCGCGCCGCCGAACACGCCAATACACCGGCTGTCTCCGACTCCGCAACGTCCCCAGGCACTTCCCTGGACGCTGAATCCGCGGATTCCTCAGGTGCCTTCCCCACCGAAAGTCCTGTGAAGCCCACCGACTCTGCCAACCCGTACGCTCCAAAAAACCCGCACGCCTGATGGAATTCGCCCAACCCCTGTGGCTTGTCCTGTTGGTCCTCGTGCCGCTGATCCCCTTCCTGGGGCGGCGCCGGGCGCGGTTGCGTTTCAGCGCCACGGCGGCGGCCGGCGCCGCCCCTCCCACGCTCAAGAACCGCCTCCGTAACCTTCCGGTCCTCCTGCGCATGGCCGCGGTGACGTTCGGAATCCTGGCCTTGGCCCGACCCCAGGACCGCAATACCGTGCAGGAGCGCTATGCAGAGGGCGTCGACATCATGATGGTGCTCGACACGTCCACCTCCATGCGGGCCGAGGACTTTCGTCCGAACCGCTTCGAGGCGGCACGCCAGGTCGGGTCGGAGTTCATCTCCAACCGCATATCCGACCGGGTTGGACTGGTCGTGTTCGCGGCCAAGGCATTTACGCAAGCGCCGCTGACCCTGGACTATGATTTCCTGCTGAGCATGCTCGCCGAGGTCGAAATGGGCGTCATCGAGGATGGTACGGCCATAGGGACCGCACTTGCCATGGCGGTGAACCGGCTCAAGGAGAGTGAAGCGGAAAGCAAGGTCGTCATCCTGCTGACGGACGGACAGAACAACCGGGGCGAACTCAGCCCGGAGACCGCGGCGGAACTGGCGGAAACGTTCGGGATCCGGGTCTATGCCATCGGGGTCGGAACCCATGGCGAGGCTCCGTTCGTTGTCGACCATCCGTTTGCCGGGCGGCAACGGCGCATGGTGCCCGTCGATATCGATGAGGACATGTTGCGCGCCATATCGGAGCGCACGGGTGGACAGTATTTCCGGGCCACGAACAACGAAGGATTGCGACAGATCTATGAGGAGATCGGCGAACTGGAGAAGACCCGCGTGGAAGAGCGCACATATACCGATTTCCAGGAGCGTTATGCCGCCTTCCTGTTGCCTGGACTGCTGCTGCTCTTCATGGAAATCCTCTTGTCCAACACCGTGCTCAGGAGGTTTCCCTGATGATGGAATGGCTGCATCCTGAATGGTTCTGGACCCTGGTCTTCGTGCCGGTGGCAGCCGGACTTTTTGGCTTTGCTGCGTGGAAGCGACGTTCGCTGGTCGCTGCGTTCGGCAATCGCCAGCTGCTTGAGCGGCTGACGTCCGGCCTGAGTACCCGTCGGCGTCGCTGGAAAGCCGCGCTGCTTTCCGCTGGATTCGCACTGTTGGTCCTGGCGCTCATCGGCCCGCGGTTCGGGACGCAGATAAAGGAGGTGCAGCGTGAAGGCATTGATCTGGTCATCGCCCTCGACGTATCGGCGTCCATGATGGCCGAGGATGTGGCGCCCAACAGACTGGAACGTTCCCGGAATGAAATCAAACGCCTGCTCGGGACCCTCACCGGAGATCGCGTCGGCCTGGTCATCTTTGCCGGCGATGCGTTCATCCAGAGTCCGTTGACCACGGATTATGGTGCCCTGCGCCTGTTCCTGGATGTGGCTGACCCGTCACTCATACCCACACCCGGGACGGATTTCGGAAATGCCCTTCAGATGGCTCTTCGCGCATTTGAAGCACCGACCCGGATGGCTGACGACGGACCCCGGACGCGGGCGGTCCTGTTTGTATCGGACGGCGAGAACCACGTGGCCGATCTCGACGAAATCATTGCGCAGGCGCGAGAACAGAACGTCATCCTGTTCGCTGCAGGCGTCGGCGAAACCGAGGGCGTTCCCATTCCGGAATACCGGAATGGCCGTCAGGTTGACTTCAAGAAAGACCGGACGGGCACCGTGGTCACCACGCGCCTTGAGGAATCGGTCCTGCAGGACCTGTCCAGGGACGGGGGGTACTTCCGTATTGCCCGCACGTCCAGCTCGCTCGCCCGGTTCACGACGGCGCTGCAGGGACTCGAGCGGACCTCCTACGGCTCGGAGGAGTTCGAGGAGTACGACGAAAAATTCCAGTGGCCCCTCTTCCTGGGCCTGTTCCTTCTTTTCCTGGAGCGAATGATACCCGAGAGCAGGAAACCCCGAGAGACCCCATCCCCATGAGAATCCTGATCGTAGTGCTCGCCTTCCTGACGGCCTTCTCCGGCGATGATCCGAAGAAGAAGGGCCGGGAGGGCAACATTCTCTACGCGGCCGGTGAACTTACGGCCGCGGCCGACGCCTACCGGGCCGGAATCGCGGCCATCCAGGCCGACGGACCCGGTCCCGTGCATGCGGGCCTGCTCAACAACCTGGGTGCCGCACTGTTCAGGCAGGGAGATTTCGGAAGTGCTGTCGCGTCGTTCACCGGGTCGACCCATATGAGTACCGATGACGCATCTCGTGTGCGCGCCTTCTATAATGCCGGAAACGCGCTGACCAAGGCCGAGGAATTGGAGTCAGCGCTCGAAATGTATCGTCAGGCCCTCCTCCAGGACCCGTCCAACCTGGATGCCAAGTTCAACTATGAGTTCGTGAAGCGAAAGCTGCAGGAACAGCAGCAACAACAGCAGCAGAACCAGGACCAGAACCAGGACGACAAGGAACAACAGGAAAACGAAGGCGAGGGTGACGAGAACCAGGAGCAGACCGACGAACAGAACGAGGACCAGCAACAACAGCAGGATTCGGAGAACGCCGATCAGCAGAACCAGGATCAACCACAGGACCAGCAGCAGCAACAACAACAGGATCCGACCCAGATGAGCCCGGAAGAGGCCCAGCGCATTCTGGAAGCCCTGGAAAACGAGGAGGAGCAGCTGCTTCGCCAGGTCCAGAAAATGGATGCGCGCCCCCGGCGCGTGGAAAAGGATTGGTAGCCGCCGGGATGACCCGAACGATGCCCATGATTCGTCTGTCCATTCTCCTGTGCCTGCTCGCGGCGATGCAGGTTCGCCCGTCCCATGCCCAGGAGGTTTCCGTGCAGGCATCGGTGAATGCGACCGTAATCGGCACGGAAGAAGTCGTCACCTATACGTTGTCCGTGCAAGGCTCTGACGGTTCGGACGTGCAACCACCGGCGGCACCCGAATCGCGCGGCCTTGCCCTGGCACAGTCCACGCCCGGTACCCAGCGGAACGTATCCATTGTCAATGGGCGCGTTTCCCAGAGTTTCGGCTATACGTGGGCCTTCCGCCCGATCGGAGAAGGCCAGGCCCGCATTGAAGCCATGACCATCACGGTCGGCGACCGGACCTACCATACCGACCCCATTGAAATCGAGATCGTCCCCCAGTCCCAACGCCCCGCCCGCCCGCAACGCCGCGATCCGTTCTCCTCCCTGATGGCACCTGCCGATCCCGAACCGGAGCCGGAGCCGCCGTCCGACCGGGATATTTTCATCCGTGCCACACCCGCTTCGTCCACGGTATGGCAGAATGAGCAGCTCGTTATCCAGTACCGGCTGTACTTCCGGGAAGGAATCCAACTCCGGCAGAGCCGACTGACAGACAGCTGGGAAGCCGAGGGCTTCTGGCGCGAAGAAATGGACGTCGAAACACGCCCGATCCCCCAGACCGTCGTCGAGAACGGCCTCCGGTACAATGTGATCACCCTGAAGCGGGCGGCCGTATTTCCGGCACGGGCAGGTGACCTGAGCGTTGACCCCCTGCGCATTGAAAGTGAGGCCATGTTGCCGACCGAACGGCGTGACCCGTTCCAGAGTCTGTTTTCCATGCGATCCCGGTATACCCCGGTCGAATTGGCTTCGGGGGAAGTCCGGGTTGCCGCCCGTCCGCTTCCAGGCGGTGCCCCCGAGAGCTTCCAGGGCGTGGTCGGCAATTTTGTCCTGTCGGCCCGGACCGATCGCCAGCAAGTAGAGGTCGGATCGTCCATCCGCCTCACGGTGACGGTACGGGGTGATGGCAACCTGGCCACCCTTTCCGCTCCGCGCATCCATGTGCCGGCCGTGTTCGATACCTATGAGCCCGAGTCGTCCCTGGCCATTGATCGATCGGGGAATCGCCTGACCGGCAGCAAGACGTTCACGTATGTGCTGATTCCGCGGGCCAATGGATCCTATGAGATCCCTCCCGTCGAATTCTCGTGGTTCGACCCCGACGCCAATGTCTACCGGACGACGCAATCCGATCCCTTCCCCGTGACGGTCACGGGAACGGCCACCGTCCCGGATGTCGTAAGTGCCACCACGAACGGTCTGCCCGTGGACGACGTGGCGCCTCCATTCGTCCATGCAGCGAAGTGGGTACGGACGTCCTCCCCTCCCCTCCACCGGCGGACAGCGACGTGGATCATCCTGCTCCTTCCGGTACTGGCGTTCGGGGCCGGGTTGATCGTGGATCGCCAGCGGCGGCGACATGCGGATGCGCCATCCCTGTCCCGGGGCCGACGTGCCCACCCGCTATCCCGTCAGCACCTCAAACGCGCTACGGAACTCATGCATACCGATGACACGGCCGGGTATTTCGAGGAATTGGACCGCGCCGTCCTCGGGTTCATCGGCAACCGGCTGGACATCCCGGAACGCGGATTGACCCGGGCCCGTCTCGACGCCATCCTGGCTGAAAAAGGCATTCCAACCGGGACGCGCGAGCGACTCAGGGCCTTCCTGGACACGTGTGACCTGGGCCGGTACGCGCCCTCGGGAATGAACCATGAACGGAGGGAAGGGGCGCTGGACGACGCATCGGCCCTCATTCCGGACATTGACGAGCACCTTTCAGCATGACCAACCTTCAGCGCATGGGTCTTTTGGCCATCGTGGCTCTCCTGATGTTCTGCTCGTTCGACGTGCAGGCACAGGAATCGGCCGTTGCCCATTTCGACCGGGGAACCCAGGCCCTGCATGAAGGACGATTCCGGGACGCCATCGCCGCCTACGACGAGGCCCGATCGGAAGGCTACACGAGTGCCGAACTGCTGCACAATACCGGCGTCGCTTGGTATCGGCTGGATGATGTGGGTCGGGCTACCCTGTTCCTGGAACGTGCCCGTCTGCAGGCTCCGGAGGATGAGCGGATTCTGCACAGTCTTTCCATTGTACAGCGGCTGCAGCAAGACACCTTCTCCACGCTGCCCACTCCGTTCTGGATGCGGGCGCATCGTTGGATCCTGGATCGTGCGGGGCCGGGTGTATGGTTCGGGTTCGGCGCCGGCCTGCTGCTCCTGTGGGGCGGCGTCGCCGGCGCCCGGTTGCTGGCCCAGCGCACCCTGCCTCAGGGCCGACGTTTGGAGCGATGGGCGCTGATCATCGGACTGCCCGTGCTGGCGCTTGCCCTCTATTCGTCGGCCTTCCCTCCGTGGCCCGACCGCGCCATCGTTCTGGTCGAATCCGTCGCCCTCACGGAACAGGCAGCACCGGAAAGCACACCTGTCGAACAGCTCCATGCGGGAACGACCGTGCATGTACAGGCCCGGGGAGACGGCTGGGTTTTCGTGCGTCTGACGAACGGGGTCGGTGGATGGCTTCCCGACGACGCCATCGAGTCCGTCTGAGACGTATCTTCAGTGGCTCCTGTCCAACCTGAGCGAATCCCAGTCCATCCTAATCCGCCGTGGAACCACACGTCCTGCATCGCGCCCGCTCCGCCGGATGGATTGAAGTCATCTGCGGATCCATGTTCAGCGGGAAGACCGAGGAGCTCATCCGCAGGATGAAGCGCGCCCGGTTTGCCCGGCAGCGGGTCGAGGTGTACCAACCCACCATCGATACCCGGTATTCCGAAGAAGAGGTGGTGTCACACGACGCATCGAGCCTTCGTTCCACACCGGTCGCTGCCGCCTCCCAGATCCTTCTGCTGGCATCCGATGCCGATGTCATCGGTATCGATGAGGGACAGTTCTTCGATTCAGATCTTGTGGACGTCGTCCAGGAGCTTTCGCGAACCGGGAAACGGGTCATCATTGCCGGGTTGGACCAGGATTACCTGGGCAAGCCCTTCGGCCCCATGCCTGCGCTCATGGCCGTGGCCGAATACGTGACGAAGCTGCACGCCATCTGCATGCAGTGCGGGGCGCCCGCGAACCATTCACAGCGTCTTACGGCCGGGGACGAGCGGGTCCTGCTGGGCGCCACGGAATCGTACGAGCCCCGGTGCCGGAATTGCTTCGACCCGGGCCTGGTCAGGGCGCCTTCCGCAGACGGAAAATGACCTCATCGGCCGCGTACAATCCGCCCCCGAGCACGATAAACGCGACCAGGGCGGGAACGGGCTGCCAGATGACGAAGCCGCCGAGCGCGCCGAGTGCACCACCCAGGTACTTGATGTAGTTGAGCTGCTCGTTGGTGCTGCGCTTGATAAGGTCTTCCAACCGGTGCTCATCGTACGCCATCATGTTGTCCATGACCATGCCGTAGACGTCCAGGTTCTCGACGAATCCGAGTACCACCTTGGTGGCCCAGGCTTCGATGTCCTCCGCCCGACTCTCGATCTTCTCCGGTATCCGGTCCAGCAGGGCATCCATCTCATCCAGGACCACATCCAGTTGAGCCGGAAGTCCTTCAATCGCGGTTTCCACACGCCGCGTGAAGTCTTCCTCGTTGATGAACCGATAGGCCTTCAGGGCAAATCCGCCCACGCCCTGTCCCACCCATGACTCGATCTTGTCGATGGCGAAGGCAACCACCCGGTTGCGGACTTCCTCGGATGTGAGCACGGCGGTCATGTAGGATGACGTCAGCCCCTTCAATTCCGTCCTGAATTCTTCATCCTCAATGACGCTCCGGGTAACGCCCAGGGCCATTTCCCGGTACTTCGGGATGATCTGGTTTTCCTCGATTTTCTGCTTGATGATCTCTTCGTTGATCAATTCCTCGGAAACGGCCGTCGCAAGTCGGTAAATGACCCGTTCCCGCTGGGCGGGTATGAGCCCCTGCCCGAAGAGTGGCCGGGAATCACGGGGATTGAACAGCATGGTGATGGCCACCCAGTTCGTCAGGAAGCCGATGAGACCGCTCACGGCCACAATGCGCATGAGGCCGTCCAACGGATAGGAAACCCAGGGGAGTGTGAGCGTCATTCCGGGGAAATCCCACAGGAACGACGCCGCGAACATGATGCCGAGCGACCAGGGTATGACCTGCAGGAGGGGCAGGATGGCCGCATGCGACCCCGCCAGACGAGGCGGTTCGGACGCGGCCGCAACAGGGGGCGGAGAGACCGGGCGATGCCGGCGGATGTAACGGCTGAGCAGATCCCGGAAATCGCCCGCCGTGGCGCGTGTCACATCCCGGGCTTCCTGGACCGATAGTCCCCGGCTGCCCGATTCGTCTTCCTTCGATGTGTTCTGTTCGGGGTCCACTCCGTTCCGGGTCAATTCACCCTTGGGACGCAGAGAGGCCCAGGCGGGTTGCGTCCGCCTGCATGCCGGCGATCACATTCCCGATGTGTTCGTTCAGTTCAATTCCCAGATCGGCGGCTCCGTTGCGGATATCGTCACGCCCCACCGCCGCGGCGAAGGCCTTGTCCTTGAGCTTCTTGGTCACGGACTTCACGCTCATGCCTTCCAACCGGGTCGGTCGTACCCACGCGACGGCGGTAATGAAGCCCGACAGTTCATCGACCGCATAGAGCGCCTTCGAGAGCAACGTCGTGCGCGGGGTTCCGGTGTGGTCCGCATGGCCCATGATGGCGTCCAGCATGACTTCGGGGTAACCCAGTTCCCGCAGCACGCCCACGCCCACGTACGGGTGCTCACTGGCCGTCTGGTGCTTCTCGTAGTCCATGTCGTGCAACAGGCCCGTCATCCGCCACAGCTGCTCGTCCTCCCCGAAGTGACGGGCGTAGAAAGCCATGGCCGCCTCCACGCCGTAGGCATGGCGGCGGAGACTGTCCGTATGGGTCCAGTCATGGAAAAGGGCCAGGGCATCCTTGTATTCAGGCATGATCAAAACAGGTCCACGATTCGCATTTCCTTGAGATATCGACCGGGATTGGCCTGGAAATCGGCCATCAGGGCGTTCAGTCCGGTCAGGGTGGAGTCCATTTTGTGATACATGGAGGGGTCCTTCAACAGCATACCCAGCGTGCCCTCGCCATTGTTCAGGGCCGCGAGCACAGCCGTCAGTTCAACCGATACGCTCCGGACATCCACAAGCGTCCGGTCCACGCCATCCAGCGTGGATTGCAAACTGTCCATGAGCGCGGCCAGGCGTTCGCCATCTTCTCCGGCAGCCGTATCCAGATCGGCGGTCGCGGACTCCACATTGGCCATGACGCGCCCAATCCTCTCCCGTTCGGCCAGCAGCAAGGCTTCGAGTTGTTGCACCGAACGATCCACGGACCCGATGGCGGATCGGAGGTCTGAATCGGGGGAGTTCAGCATCTGATCGGTTCCCCCGAGGACCCGGTCCAGGCCAACAAGAACCGAGTCGACGCGGTCCACCATGCCCGGAGCCCGCGCCGTCAGCGAAGCAATGGCATCGGACATTGGCTGCGTGGCAATCCGGCCGCCTTCGGGAATGCGTGGCGCATCGGGTGGTCCAAGCATCAAATCCATCCGGACGACCCCGAGTGCATCGAACCCGGCAATGGCCCCGGTCGTGCCTTCGGTCACGGGAAGCGAGCTGTCCACATGGAAATCAACGATCACATTGCCCGTGGACGGGGAAATCCGGACGCCGTTCACCGATCCCACGTTTACCCCATTCACGCGCACGACGTTGCCTGCAATGAGACCACCGGCATCGTCGAATTCCGCCGTCAGCGACAGCGTTGGCCGGAAGAGGGGCAGATCTTCGAAATACCGGACACCCAGGATGAAGATGGCGGTGGCAATCAGGAGCGAGGCTCCGACTTTCAATTCATTGGAATACTTCATGAGTGGCCGATCTGGTATTCATTGGCTTTGACGAACGCTTTCAGGACCGGATCGTCTGCGTCATGCAGCTCGTCGATGGTACCGGCCCAATGCATGCGCCCCTGATAGATGAAAGCGGCGCGGTCTGCGATGTTCAGCACGGAATGCATGTCGTGCGTGACGACAATACTGGTCACGTTCAGTTGTTCGGACAGGCCCTCGATGAGCGCATCAATGGTGTTGGACGTTTCCGGATCCAACCCGCTCGTGGGCTCATCATACAACACGTACCGTGGCCGCAAGGCCACGGCCCGGGCCAGGGCTACCCTTTTTTGCTGCCCGCCGGACAATTCGGAAGGCATCTGTTCACCCACATGCGGCAATTCCACCATGTTCAGGCAGTTCTCTACTTCGTATCGGATTTCATCTTCGGTCTTCCGGGTGAACGTCCGCAGGGGGAATGCCACGTTCTCAAAGGCACTCATGGAGTCGAACAGGGCGCCGCCCTGGAACAGGATTCCGAAATTGCGACGGATTTCCCGGAGCTCTCCATAGCTGATGGCATTGATGTCAACACCATCCACGGTAATGCGACCGGAATCGGGCTTCAGCAGTCCGATGATATGCTTCATGAGCACACTTTTACCCGATCCGGAGCGACCGATGATGGCAATGGTCTCCCCCTCGACAATATCCAACGATACGTCAAAGAGGACCTGCCTTTCCTCGAAGCTCTTGTTCAGTCGTTCAATGCGGATCATAGCAGTGTGGCGGCCAGCACGAGGTCGGCGAGGAGGATATAGACACAACTGGCCACGGCGGCCTGGGTCGTGGCACGGCCCACGCCTTCCGCGCCGCCGGCCGTGTAGTATCCCTTGAAACACGAGATGGATGTGATGGCAAAACCGAAAACGAACGACTTGATCATGCCGAAAATGGGGTCGAACGGCTGGAAGAACTCCCGGGCCCCGTCCACGAACACGCCGATGGGGACGAATCCTCCGAAGTGCCCGACCAACATGCCTCCGGTAATCCCCACGAAGGTCGCCGCAATGTACAGGACCGGAAACATCACGACACCGGCAATCACGCGGGGTACAATGAGGTAGCCGATGGAATTGAGCCCCATGGCCTCCAGTGCATCGATCTGCTCCGTGACGCGCATGGTGCCCAGTTCAGCCGCAATCCGGGCGCCGACCCGACCCGCCAGGATGAATCCCGTGACGACCGCACCCAGTTCGAGGACCATGGACGGCGCCACGATGGAGCCGATGATGCTCTTGGGAATGAGCGGGGAAACCAGCTGGTAGGCGGTCTGTACGGTGGTGACGGCGCCCGAAAAGGCGGCCGCCAACATGACGATGGGAAGCGAGTCCACCCCGACGCGCATCATCTGCTCCCAGAGGTTCTTCCGATACCTCGGAAATTCCGGCAGGGCGCCGAATGCATGGAACATCAGCAGGCTGTACCGGCCCAGGGCCTGGACCGGTTCGCGTATGGAGTTATGCAGTTGCGGCATTCGGGTCGGAAGGGTAATCGGCTTCAAGGTACGTTGACCGTTCCAATAGGTGCCCATCCCGTAATGTGGCAGGCACCACGTATCTTCCAGGTATGGCCAAAACCAGATCAATCTTCACGTGCCAGCAGTGTGGGGGCGAATCGCCCCGATGGCTGGGTCAATGCCCGTCCTGCGGAGAGTGGAACACCCTCGTGGAAGAACGGGTGGAGCCGACGTCCCGGCACGCACTCGGAGGAGCGCGACCATCGCGGACCGCCGGAGTCTCGGCCGCACTTCGTCTGGAAGATGTACAGAGCGGTCAGGAATCACGGATTGTCACCCGGAACGCGGAGCTGGATCGGGTACTGGGGGGCGGCATCGTCCGTGGCTCAGCCGTCCTGGTGGCGGGCGACCCCGGAATCGGCAAGAGTACCCTGATGACCGAACTCGGGGCCTTGCTCAAGAATCTGAAAATCCTGTACGTGACGGGCGAGGAATCCCCAGCCCAGGTGAAGATGCGCGCCGAGCGGCTGGGTGTGGACTCCGACACCTTCCTGTTGCTGGCGGAAACCGATGTGGAGGGCATTATTTCATGCGTGCATGATGAGCAGCCCGACCTGCTGGTGGTGGATTCCATCCAGACCGTGTACCGCACCGACCTGAACAGCGCCCCGGGATCGGTTGCCCAGGTCCGGGAAAGCGCTGCGGCCCTCATCCAGATGGCCAAGGCGACCGGAACGGCAGCCTTCATTGTGGGGCACGTCACCAAGCAGGGGTCGATAGCCGGCCCACGGGTGCTGGAGCACATGGTGGATACGGTTCTGTATCTGGAAGGGGATCGGCACCATGCGTTCCGGATCCTGCGGGCCGTCAAGAACCGGTTCGGCTCGACGAACGAAATCGGGGTGTTCGAGATGCAATCGGACGGACTGTCGGCCGTCGGCAATCCGAGTGCCCTGTTCCTGTCGGAACGGGCCGTGCATGCTTCAGGCACGGCGGTCGTGTGCTCCGTGGAGGGGACGCGCCCGTTGCTCGCCGAAATCCAGGCACTCGTTACGGACACCTCCTATTCGACGCCCCAGCGAACAGCGACGGGATTCGATCCACGCCGGCTTCAGATGTTGTTGGCCGTGCTCGAAAAGCGGGTCGGCCTGCGCCTTTCCGGATCGGATGTGTTCGTGAACGTCACGGGTGGCCTGAAGCTGTCCGAGCCCGCGGTTGACCTGGGAATGGTCGCCGCCATCGTGTCCTCATTCCGGAATCGCGCCATTCCGGCCACGTCCGTACTGATCGGGGAAGTCGGTCTGGGAGGGGAAATCCGCTCAGTCCCGCAACTCGATGCGCGCATCCGTGAGGCCTCCAAGCTGGGATTCACGGATATCTTCGTGCCGGAAAGTGCCCGGGCGGGAGCCGGCGCATCGACGGCGAAATTGACGGGTGTGGCCTCCCTGGAAGCCCTCGTTGACCGACTGTTCTGATAGTGGGGGTCAGCGCCGGTCCAGGCGCTCCACCGTGCCGTCATCGCGCCCTACGAGCACGGTCGTCGCCATATCCAGGAACAGACCGTGGTCCAGCACACCCGGCGTCTGCAGCAACGTCATGTTTACAGCATCGAGATCCCCCATGCCGTGATCGAATGCCGCGTCCAGGATCCACAGCCCCTGATCCGTAACGACGGGCCCATCCTTCTTGACGCCCATCCGGAGGACCGGATCACCCCCCAGTTTCCGGAGCACAGTCATGACGGGAGCCACGGCCATGGGAACGACTTCCACCGGCAGGGGCATACGTTCACCCAAACGCGACACCCGCTTCGACTCGTCGACCAGCACCACGAACGATCGCGCCTGGGCCGCCACGATCTTCTCCCGGGTATGCGCCGCACCCCGGCCCTTGATGAGTGCCAATCCGGGATCGAATTCGTCGGCCCCGTCGAATGCCAGATCTACAGCCGGATGCTCATCCAACGTGGTGAGCGGAATCCCGTTCTCGCGCGCCAGGCGCTCGGAAGCGAACGAGGTCGGTATGCCCTTGACCTCCAATCCCTCCCGGGAAATGCGCTCACCCAGCGCCTTGATGGCCATGGCTGCCGTGGAGCCGGTACCCAGCCCCAGCACCATTCCGGCCGTG encodes the following:
- a CDS encoding MlaD family protein, which gives rise to MKYSNELKVGASLLIATAIFILGVRYFEDLPLFRPTLSLTAEFDDAGGLIAGNVVRVNGVNVGSVNGVRISPSTGNVIVDFHVDSSLPVTEGTTGAIAGFDALGVVRMDLMLGPPDAPRIPEGGRIATQPMSDAIASLTARAPGMVDRVDSVLVGLDRVLGGTDQMLNSPDSDLRSAIGSVDRSVQQLEALLLAERERIGRVMANVESATADLDTAAGEDGERLAALMDSLQSTLDGVDRTLVDVRSVSVELTAVLAALNNGEGTLGMLLKDPSMYHKMDSTLTGLNALMADFQANPGRYLKEMRIVDLF
- a CDS encoding ABC transporter ATP-binding protein, with amino-acid sequence MIRIERLNKSFEERQVLFDVSLDIVEGETIAIIGRSGSGKSVLMKHIIGLLKPDSGRITVDGVDINAISYGELREIRRNFGILFQGGALFDSMSAFENVAFPLRTFTRKTEDEIRYEVENCLNMVELPHVGEQMPSELSGGQQKRVALARAVALRPRYVLYDEPTSGLDPETSNTIDALIEGLSEQLNVTSIVVTHDMHSVLNIADRAAFIYQGRMHWAGTIDELHDADDPVLKAFVKANEYQIGHS
- a CDS encoding ABC transporter permease gives rise to the protein MPQLHNSIREPVQALGRYSLLMFHAFGALPEFPRYRKNLWEQMMRVGVDSLPIVMLAAAFSGAVTTVQTAYQLVSPLIPKSIIGSIVAPSMVLELGAVVTGFILAGRVGARIAAELGTMRVTEQIDALEAMGLNSIGYLIVPRVIAGVVMFPVLYIAATFVGITGGMLVGHFGGFVPIGVFVDGAREFFQPFDPIFGMIKSFVFGFAITSISCFKGYYTAGGAEGVGRATTQAAVASCVYILLADLVLAATLL
- the radA gene encoding DNA repair protein RadA, whose amino-acid sequence is MAKTRSIFTCQQCGGESPRWLGQCPSCGEWNTLVEERVEPTSRHALGGARPSRTAGVSAALRLEDVQSGQESRIVTRNAELDRVLGGGIVRGSAVLVAGDPGIGKSTLMTELGALLKNLKILYVTGEESPAQVKMRAERLGVDSDTFLLLAETDVEGIISCVHDEQPDLLVVDSIQTVYRTDLNSAPGSVAQVRESAAALIQMAKATGTAAFIVGHVTKQGSIAGPRVLEHMVDTVLYLEGDRHHAFRILRAVKNRFGSTNEIGVFEMQSDGLSAVGNPSALFLSERAVHASGTAVVCSVEGTRPLLAEIQALVTDTSYSTPQRTATGFDPRRLQMLLAVLEKRVGLRLSGSDVFVNVTGGLKLSEPAVDLGMVAAIVSSFRNRAIPATSVLIGEVGLGGEIRSVPQLDARIREASKLGFTDIFVPESARAGAGASTAKLTGVASLEALVDRLF
- the rpiA gene encoding ribose 5-phosphate isomerase A: MARTQNDAKRLVGQTVADMITAGMVLGLGTGSTAAMAIKALGERISREGLEVKGIPTSFASERLARENGIPLTTLDEHPAVDLAFDGADEFDPGLALIKGRGAAHTREKIVAAQARSFVVLVDESKRVSRLGERMPLPVEVVPMAVAPVMTVLRKLGGDPVLRMGVKKDGPVVTDQGLWILDAAFDHGMGDLDAVNMTLLQTPGVLDHGLFLDMATTVLVGRDDGTVERLDRR